A genomic stretch from Candidatus Hydrogenedentota bacterium includes:
- a CDS encoding GumC family protein: MNNSLRDMLYLVFRHKVKIASVSAVVFGMVVLYTYLVQEVYRSEAKLLIRLGRENLSVDPTVSGPTLYPSRDRVNEVNSEVSILHSRAIAEKVVDKLGAETFLEKPDELLDVQPPVAAMADAQRDLRKIRREVREAEETGAGLMVALDLKTPLTPREQAVKAFMENLDVSVEAKTEIINVTFDAPSRPLAQSALDALLQFYLEEHIRVHAAQATPRFFEEQTESLRNELASREQTLDTFRRENGITTIERQKEVLLNQIAGLEEQLSSAQADGMASEKRIHALEASLEGRSKTLEISRTTGVTNYAADALKEKLLDLRLKETDLSARYPETHRPLIDVRQQIKEAEAALKKENETHTEITTGVDETYQQVQLALVNERAQHVALDAQQASISRELDKQRAQLATLASQEIELQTLEREVALAEKDYEQYRDSLQRARISSALDIDKVSNVSVVQPATLPMDPVKPNKLLNLFLGVFLAMFAGITFAFVFDYFDDSVNTPQQVERWVGVPVLVTVSKKEFKACI, encoded by the coding sequence ATGAACAACTCGCTGCGGGACATGTTGTATCTCGTGTTCCGCCACAAGGTGAAGATTGCGTCGGTGTCCGCCGTGGTCTTCGGGATGGTCGTGTTGTACACCTACCTTGTTCAAGAGGTGTACCGCTCGGAAGCGAAGCTGTTGATTCGACTCGGGCGCGAGAACTTGTCCGTAGACCCGACCGTATCCGGCCCGACGCTGTACCCGTCGCGCGATCGGGTGAATGAGGTGAATTCCGAGGTTTCAATTCTTCACAGCCGTGCGATCGCCGAGAAGGTCGTTGACAAACTCGGCGCCGAGACCTTCCTCGAAAAGCCGGACGAGTTGCTTGACGTTCAGCCGCCAGTCGCGGCGATGGCCGACGCCCAGCGGGACTTGCGAAAAATTCGCCGTGAAGTGCGCGAAGCGGAAGAGACCGGCGCCGGCCTCATGGTTGCGCTCGATTTGAAGACGCCGCTTACGCCACGCGAACAGGCGGTGAAGGCCTTCATGGAAAACCTTGACGTGTCCGTCGAAGCAAAGACCGAAATAATCAACGTCACGTTCGACGCGCCGAGCCGGCCGCTTGCGCAGAGCGCGTTGGACGCGCTGCTTCAGTTCTATCTGGAGGAACACATTCGCGTGCACGCCGCTCAGGCGACGCCGCGGTTCTTCGAAGAGCAGACTGAATCGCTTCGCAACGAACTCGCCTCGCGCGAACAAACGCTCGACACGTTTCGCCGCGAAAACGGCATTACGACGATTGAACGGCAGAAGGAAGTCCTGCTGAACCAGATCGCAGGATTGGAGGAGCAACTCTCCAGTGCACAGGCCGACGGCATGGCGTCCGAAAAGCGCATCCACGCACTTGAGGCGTCGCTCGAGGGACGGTCGAAGACGCTCGAGATCAGCCGCACCACGGGGGTAACGAACTACGCGGCGGACGCCTTAAAGGAGAAGCTGCTCGATCTTCGGCTCAAGGAAACCGATCTCTCCGCGCGCTATCCGGAGACGCACCGGCCCTTGATCGACGTGCGGCAACAGATCAAGGAAGCGGAAGCGGCCTTGAAGAAGGAAAACGAAACGCACACGGAAATTACCACCGGCGTCGACGAGACGTACCAGCAAGTCCAACTTGCGTTAGTAAACGAGCGTGCACAACACGTCGCTCTCGACGCGCAACAGGCATCGATCTCCCGGGAACTCGACAAGCAGCGCGCGCAACTGGCGACGCTGGCGAGCCAGGAGATCGAACTACAGACGCTCGAGCGCGAAGTGGCCCTCGCGGAAAAGGACTACGAGCAGTATCGCGACAGCCTCCAGCGCGCGCGCATTTCGTCGGCGCTTGACATCGACAAGGTCTCGAATGTCAGCGTCGTCCAACCGGCGACGCTTCCCATGGACCCAGTGAAGCCGAACAAGCTGCTGAATCTCTTTCTCGGTGTTTTTCTCGCGATGTTCGCGGGCATCACGTTTGCTTTCGTGTTCGATTACTTCGATGACTCCGTCAATACGCCCCAGCAAGTGGAGCGTTGGGTCGGTGTGCCGGTGCTTGTCACCGTGTCGAAAAAGGAGTTCAAAGCATGTATTTAA
- a CDS encoding sugar transferase, whose amino-acid sequence MSHNYELAQETLPPWNSLEFPQAENVSSENGHALFARPFPMWKRAMDVIGALLGLALFAPLMIAIAIAIKATSKGPVFFKQKRGGMGGKTFHLFKFRSMATDAEARKADLMKFNERSGVAFKMTNDPRVTAIGKVIRKTSLDELPQLFNVLLGDMSIVGPRPLPVNEEDGYSVWHWRRLDVKPGLTCIWQVTARHDRDFDRWVRLDLEYIQKCSFWLDVSLILRTIPAVLLQRGAH is encoded by the coding sequence ATGTCTCATAACTACGAACTCGCGCAGGAGACCCTGCCACCGTGGAACTCCCTTGAATTTCCGCAGGCGGAGAACGTGTCGTCGGAAAACGGTCATGCGTTGTTTGCGCGACCGTTTCCCATGTGGAAGCGCGCGATGGACGTCATTGGGGCGCTTTTGGGGCTCGCGCTATTCGCGCCGCTCATGATTGCAATTGCGATCGCGATAAAGGCAACGTCGAAAGGCCCGGTCTTTTTCAAGCAGAAGCGCGGCGGCATGGGTGGAAAGACATTTCACCTGTTCAAGTTCCGCAGCATGGCAACCGACGCCGAAGCGCGCAAAGCCGATCTCATGAAGTTCAACGAGCGCAGCGGTGTTGCATTCAAAATGACAAACGACCCGCGCGTGACCGCAATCGGCAAGGTGATTCGCAAGACCAGCCTGGACGAACTGCCGCAACTCTTTAACGTGTTGCTCGGCGACATGAGCATCGTCGGGCCGCGCCCGCTTCCGGTCAACGAGGAGGACGGCTATTCCGTGTGGCACTGGCGCCGCCTGGACGTCAAGCCGGGGCTGACGTGCATCTGGCAGGTCACCGCCCGTCACGACCGCGATTTCGATCGCTGGGTACGCCTCGATCTTGAGTACATCCAGAAGTGCTCCTTCTGGCTGGACGTTTCCCTGATTCTCCGCACGATTCCCGCCGTGTTGCTGCAACGCGGCGCGCACTAG
- a CDS encoding polysaccharide export protein, protein MRFECPGAAGIPTPAHHAETATVREGFNPLFAIAKHITNDTYPGVSPDPRNAYPRVSRASLIELVAALCVVAAMSGCITTPPPSESFPVAAEPKVVLQPGDVLQVKFLYWPELNEEKQSIRPDGKISLQLVGDVQAQGRTPDELRSDLLGLYEDKLIEPEISVVVNSLDSHRVYVTGEVQNPGLVMINGRLTALEAIMQSGGFLKESAKKRTVVVVRQREGQQFATTLDLRKALEEPESEPFLLEPYDMVFVPPTNIDQVDQFVEQYVNRIIPRSVHWGFQYDLNEPSYSNNNFGSQLLSTATQINQGAVQRMGAIQSTR, encoded by the coding sequence ATGCGATTCGAATGTCCTGGGGCAGCGGGAATTCCCACACCGGCCCACCACGCTGAGACGGCAACCGTACGCGAGGGATTCAATCCTTTGTTTGCGATCGCGAAACACATTACGAACGATACCTATCCCGGTGTCTCTCCAGACCCGCGGAACGCGTACCCGCGCGTTTCGCGGGCATCCCTAATTGAACTCGTAGCGGCACTCTGTGTTGTCGCCGCGATGTCCGGTTGCATCACGACGCCTCCACCGTCGGAATCGTTTCCTGTCGCGGCAGAGCCGAAAGTCGTGCTGCAACCCGGCGATGTATTGCAGGTGAAATTCCTATATTGGCCTGAACTGAACGAGGAGAAACAGAGCATCCGGCCGGACGGAAAAATATCGCTCCAACTCGTGGGTGACGTACAAGCGCAGGGCCGGACACCGGACGAACTGCGCAGCGACCTTCTCGGCCTCTACGAGGACAAGCTCATCGAGCCGGAAATCTCGGTAGTCGTCAATTCACTCGATAGTCACCGGGTCTATGTTACCGGCGAAGTACAAAACCCCGGTCTGGTCATGATCAACGGGCGGTTAACGGCGCTGGAGGCGATCATGCAGTCCGGCGGGTTCCTGAAGGAGAGTGCGAAGAAGCGAACGGTTGTGGTCGTGCGTCAACGCGAGGGCCAACAGTTCGCGACGACGCTCGATCTTCGCAAGGCACTCGAGGAGCCCGAGAGCGAGCCATTTCTGCTCGAACCTTACGATATGGTGTTCGTGCCCCCCACCAATATCGATCAAGTGGACCAGTTCGTCGAGCAGTACGTAAACCGGATCATACCGCGATCCGTCCATTGGGGCTTTCAGTATGACCTGAACGAACCGAGTTACTCGAACAACAATTTCGGTTCGCAGTTGTTGTCCACGGCGACGCAAATCAACCAAGGCGCGGTCCAGCGCATGGGAGCAATCCAATCAACCAGGTAA
- a CDS encoding AAA family ATPase, with protein sequence MYLSYYGFNKEPFHITPDPDFFFMSPSHKEALAAVVYGVEKGLGFVAMTGEVGTGKTTILRAYLERIRRTRIRPIFMFNPNLTFEALLVHLLHELGIDGRGKSERWMLHYLMRSLVHEVGKDKRVVLIIDEAQHMPNQTLEKLRLISNLETMDYKLMQMVLVGQPELDVKLADYSMRQIRQRIAVRAKLRALTPKEGIEYIRHRVSHAGGKPDAVFTPQAMKAIVKAAEGYPRSINIMCDNALVSGLGYQCKPITPRIAREVIREFKGGRAMPNLRWVGAACAGAAIASACFAVPMFWSPSQTEAATAGIREVAHAAALAPIPETPALNAAGTATIVPAANGAIALQEEVSE encoded by the coding sequence ATGTATTTAAGTTACTACGGGTTCAACAAGGAACCGTTCCACATTACGCCGGACCCGGACTTCTTCTTCATGAGTCCGAGCCACAAGGAAGCGCTTGCTGCGGTCGTGTATGGCGTGGAAAAGGGCCTCGGCTTTGTCGCGATGACCGGTGAAGTCGGCACAGGCAAGACCACAATCCTGCGCGCCTATCTCGAGCGCATCCGCCGGACGCGTATTCGTCCCATCTTCATGTTCAATCCGAACCTTACGTTCGAGGCGTTGTTGGTGCACCTTCTCCACGAACTGGGTATTGACGGACGCGGCAAGTCGGAGCGCTGGATGCTGCACTACCTGATGCGCTCGCTGGTGCATGAAGTGGGCAAAGACAAACGCGTCGTGCTCATCATTGACGAAGCGCAGCACATGCCGAACCAGACGCTTGAGAAACTGCGCCTGATTTCGAATCTCGAAACCATGGACTACAAGCTCATGCAGATGGTCCTCGTGGGTCAGCCGGAATTGGATGTGAAGCTGGCCGACTACTCGATGCGCCAGATTCGGCAGCGCATCGCGGTGCGCGCCAAGCTCCGCGCGCTGACGCCCAAGGAAGGCATCGAATACATTCGCCATCGCGTTTCACACGCGGGCGGCAAGCCCGACGCCGTCTTTACGCCTCAGGCGATGAAGGCCATTGTCAAAGCCGCGGAAGGGTATCCGCGCTCGATCAACATCATGTGCGACAACGCGCTGGTCAGCGGGCTTGGCTATCAGTGCAAGCCCATCACGCCGAGAATTGCCCGCGAAGTCATCCGCGAGTTCAAGGGCGGCCGCGCGATGCCAAACCTGCGTTGGGTTGGCGCTGCGTGCGCGGGCGCGGCGATTGCCTCGGCGTGCTTCGCCGTCCCGATGTTCTGGAGTCCGTCGCAGACGGAGGCCGCCACGGCCGGCATTCGCGAAGTCGCGCACGCCGCCGCGCTGGCGCCCATTCCGGAAACGCCGGCGCTGAACGCGGCTGGCACAGCGACCATCGTACCAGCGGCGAACGGCGCAATCGCCCTGCAGGAAGAGGTGTCTGAATGA
- a CDS encoding anion permease, translated as MTSYIALAIFIAAYTFFFILPTWRSVVASVAATLLLLTGCLTGWQAFTAINWNVMGIFVGTLMLAEAFIESRAPAYFAEAIVNKAPNTAWALLFICMLTSFLSVFIENVATVLIVAPIALTLAKKLNIVPINMMIGIAICSNLQGTATLIGDPPSMLLGGYAKMTFVDFFVYKGKPSIFFAVELGAIVSFVVLYFVFFRHKEKQELVAVENVKSWLPTGMLVTLIIALAASSFFDTGFSYAAGVICMVYGVAALAWHATANQGSVRATVKGLDWDTTVFLMAIFIIVGSLTEAGWTDALAKWLAEQVGANVFVGYTLIVFISVIVSAFVDNVPFLAAMLPVADKLAREVGVPPELFMFGLLIGASLGGNVTPVGASANIVATGLIRKEGHPVSLAHWLRISIPFTIAAVVPAYIFIWFVWR; from the coding sequence TGGCGCAGCGTGGTCGCTTCCGTTGCGGCGACCCTGCTGCTGTTGACCGGTTGCCTCACTGGATGGCAGGCGTTTACCGCCATCAATTGGAACGTCATGGGCATCTTCGTGGGAACGCTGATGCTCGCCGAGGCCTTCATCGAAAGCAGGGCCCCTGCATACTTCGCGGAGGCAATCGTCAACAAGGCCCCGAACACGGCGTGGGCGTTGTTGTTCATTTGCATGCTCACGAGTTTTTTGTCCGTGTTTATCGAAAACGTTGCGACCGTTCTCATTGTCGCGCCGATTGCGCTTACGCTCGCGAAGAAGCTGAACATTGTTCCGATCAACATGATGATCGGCATCGCGATATGCAGCAATCTACAGGGCACCGCGACGCTCATCGGCGATCCGCCGAGCATGCTTCTGGGCGGCTACGCGAAGATGACCTTTGTCGACTTCTTCGTCTACAAGGGGAAACCCAGCATCTTCTTCGCCGTCGAGCTGGGGGCGATTGTATCGTTCGTGGTGCTGTACTTCGTGTTCTTCAGGCACAAGGAGAAGCAAGAACTCGTTGCGGTAGAGAACGTGAAATCGTGGCTTCCTACCGGAATGCTGGTCACTCTCATCATCGCGCTTGCTGCGTCTTCGTTCTTTGACACGGGCTTTAGTTACGCGGCGGGCGTCATTTGCATGGTCTACGGCGTCGCCGCGCTGGCCTGGCACGCGACCGCGAACCAAGGAAGTGTGCGCGCCACCGTCAAAGGTCTCGACTGGGACACGACCGTCTTTCTCATGGCGATCTTCATCATCGTGGGTAGTCTTACCGAGGCCGGATGGACGGACGCGCTGGCGAAGTGGCTTGCGGAACAGGTCGGCGCCAATGTCTTCGTCGGCTATACGCTCATCGTGTTCATCTCCGTGATCGTCTCCGCTTTCGTTGACAATGTCCCGTTCCTCGCGGCCATGCTTCCTGTTGCCGACAAACTTGCGCGGGAGGTTGGCGTGCCGCCGGAGCTCTTCATGTTTGGACTGCTCATCGGCGCGAGCCTCGGCGGAAACGTCACGCCCGTCGGGGCGTCGGCCAACATTGTCGCGACGGGACTCATCCGAAAAGAGGGACATCCCGTGAGCCTCGCGCACTGGTTGAGAATCTCCATTCCGTTCACCATTGCCGCTGTCGTACCCGCGTACATTTTCATCTGGTTTGTTTGGCGCTGA
- a CDS encoding oligosaccharide flippase family protein, which produces MGRAADIGLRISRCAGWTERVLARAPRRVPNSVLSVADQVVASATTFVTGVLIGRVCTKEEFGLYTVGFSLLTVLMAVQASLIATPFMIRYPRLTGDDGRRFAGSSFAHQCAFAAVVSALVLISGLSCFGHNPALAQTISALGAALAFLLLRDYVRQNCFARLAYAKALLLDVLLAALQIVGLVALYLTGALHSWSAFLVLGMSSAVTAFHWFIVTRHERIVTRSAIAEDFARNWTAGKWLLASGVAWALSMNLYAWIVAGFHGAAMAGTWAAALGVMTLINPLMLGVQNYLGPRIMHARADGGVRRLQRVVRDSAIAFCGMLLVFTGAMAIAGDSLVTLVYGAKYAGNGLLVVLLSLNAAVLTVGFVVSRGLFALELARIDFYVNFIALASFLLIGVALVRWSGPVGAAAAQLITNSAATAIRSAAFANASGRLAREAA; this is translated from the coding sequence ATGGGCCGAGCGGCCGACATAGGGCTTCGCATTTCCCGTTGCGCGGGATGGACCGAACGCGTCCTTGCGCGTGCGCCGCGCCGCGTGCCGAATAGCGTATTGAGCGTCGCGGACCAGGTTGTCGCCAGCGCCACCACGTTTGTAACGGGGGTGCTGATTGGCCGGGTGTGCACCAAAGAAGAATTCGGGCTGTACACGGTCGGATTCAGCTTGCTCACTGTGCTGATGGCCGTTCAGGCCTCGCTTATCGCGACACCGTTCATGATTCGATATCCGCGGCTGACGGGCGACGACGGCCGGCGCTTTGCCGGCAGCTCGTTTGCGCACCAGTGCGCGTTTGCGGCGGTCGTCTCGGCGCTGGTCTTAATTTCGGGGTTGTCATGCTTCGGACACAATCCGGCGCTCGCGCAAACCATCAGCGCGCTGGGGGCCGCACTCGCTTTCCTGCTGCTCCGCGATTATGTGCGGCAGAACTGCTTTGCGCGGCTGGCGTATGCAAAGGCGCTGCTGTTGGACGTCTTGCTTGCGGCGCTCCAGATCGTAGGTTTGGTTGCGTTGTATCTGACGGGTGCGCTTCATAGCTGGTCCGCGTTCCTCGTGCTTGGCATGTCCTCCGCGGTCACCGCATTCCATTGGTTCATCGTGACGCGCCACGAACGCATTGTTACGCGAAGCGCCATCGCGGAGGACTTCGCGCGGAATTGGACCGCCGGTAAATGGCTGCTTGCCAGCGGCGTCGCGTGGGCGCTGAGCATGAATCTCTATGCGTGGATTGTCGCCGGCTTTCATGGAGCGGCGATGGCCGGCACATGGGCGGCCGCACTCGGCGTTATGACCCTGATCAATCCGCTGATGCTTGGCGTCCAGAACTACCTCGGCCCTCGCATCATGCACGCGCGAGCGGATGGGGGAGTGCGGCGTCTTCAACGTGTCGTGCGGGACTCGGCGATCGCGTTCTGCGGGATGCTGTTGGTCTTCACCGGTGCGATGGCGATTGCCGGCGACTCGCTTGTCACGCTCGTTTACGGCGCAAAGTATGCGGGAAACGGCTTGCTGGTAGTCCTGCTATCGCTTAATGCAGCCGTGCTCACGGTTGGCTTCGTAGTGTCGCGGGGGTTGTTTGCGCTCGAGCTTGCCCGTATCGATTTCTACGTGAACTTCATTGCGCTGGCCAGTTTCCTCTTGATCGGCGTTGCACTTGTTCGCTGGAGCGGCCCAGTTGGCGCGGCAGCGGCGCAACTCATCACAAACTCCGCAGCTACGGCGATCAGGTCTGCCGCATTTGCCAATGCGAGCGGCCGTTTGGCGAGGGAGGCCGCATGA
- a CDS encoding O-antigen ligase family protein: MTDSLTLRPAPEAQRLPWFMFILLTVAFFVALHDPVRSYSIHDDYLPSEDTLQKDAAQGNAKRQIGFLMVGGFGLLMIAMPGRRPLQINGFLAGLMVFFVGWLLMSIFWADEWALTARRIVVIATLSFGALGVACRMNPREMLFLVLFSSTCYLFAGIASEIALGSFTPTADRYRFAGTIHPNNQGVNCSFIVLAAIAALQTEKRWRGLYAALAAFAFFFLVMTKSRTSLLSFLVTLALYLVLVYAGSPRFMFACSAAITGALTAVLLAGGSLLPALQKGILLGRSDQDLDGAMALTGRLPLWEQLIEYAAARPLQGYGYGSFFTVAHIREITARQGWPIAECHNVFLEVLMGLGIVGVSTYALIQIIGMARSVKYFRATRDARFAFLGGLLLLGIVGGMTESTLLVPTMQTFVQFLTLSYFGFQALPEPLRARVSHFESGKFSCPRVFEPSGRIVPFPRGHA; this comes from the coding sequence ATGACTGACTCGCTGACACTGCGCCCTGCGCCCGAGGCCCAACGCCTCCCGTGGTTCATGTTCATTCTTCTGACGGTGGCGTTCTTCGTTGCGCTACATGACCCGGTGCGTTCGTACTCGATCCATGACGACTATCTTCCGTCCGAGGACACCCTGCAGAAAGACGCGGCGCAGGGCAACGCGAAACGCCAGATTGGATTCTTGATGGTCGGCGGATTTGGCCTATTGATGATTGCCATGCCCGGACGCCGCCCGCTGCAGATCAACGGTTTCCTCGCGGGTCTCATGGTCTTCTTTGTCGGTTGGCTGCTCATGAGCATCTTCTGGGCCGATGAATGGGCGCTGACGGCGCGCCGCATCGTTGTTATCGCGACGCTTTCGTTCGGCGCGCTTGGCGTAGCCTGCCGAATGAACCCGCGCGAAATGTTGTTTCTGGTCCTGTTCAGCTCGACCTGTTATCTCTTCGCGGGCATTGCGTCCGAGATTGCGCTTGGCTCCTTCACACCCACGGCGGACCGCTACCGTTTCGCCGGCACGATTCATCCGAACAACCAGGGCGTCAACTGCTCGTTTATTGTGCTCGCCGCGATTGCGGCGCTCCAAACCGAGAAGCGCTGGCGCGGGCTGTATGCGGCCCTGGCGGCGTTCGCGTTCTTCTTCCTCGTAATGACGAAGTCGCGCACGTCGCTTTTGAGTTTTCTCGTCACGCTGGCGCTCTATCTCGTTCTCGTGTACGCGGGCTCGCCACGGTTCATGTTTGCGTGTTCCGCGGCAATCACCGGTGCGCTGACGGCAGTCCTACTAGCAGGCGGCTCGTTACTGCCGGCATTGCAGAAGGGAATTCTCCTGGGCCGCAGCGACCAGGACCTCGACGGTGCAATGGCGCTGACGGGGCGCCTGCCGCTTTGGGAGCAACTCATCGAGTACGCGGCGGCGCGTCCATTGCAGGGATATGGCTACGGAAGTTTCTTCACCGTAGCGCATATTCGCGAGATTACCGCGCGCCAGGGCTGGCCCATCGCCGAATGCCACAACGTATTCCTCGAAGTGCTCATGGGGCTTGGCATTGTCGGCGTCAGCACGTATGCATTGATCCAAATCATTGGCATGGCGCGTTCCGTGAAATACTTCCGGGCGACGCGCGACGCGCGCTTTGCATTTCTTGGCGGACTGCTCCTGCTCGGCATTGTCGGTGGCATGACGGAATCGACGTTGCTGGTTCCCACCATGCAGACCTTCGTGCAGTTCTTGACATTGTCCTACTTTGGGTTTCAAGCGTTGCCGGAACCGTTGCGCGCCAGGGTAAGTCATTTTGAAAGCGGCAAATTCAGTTGCCCGCGCGTTTTCGAGCCTTCCGGCCGAATCGTTCCATTTCCAAGGGGGCACGCATGA
- a CDS encoding glycosyltransferase family 4 protein gives MSSVLSYQAQSDAQASTEGHARLILASGFQPDYVREVANAHARLGHAVRIIGGDMHEGQEYHPNVALLNLRGSDKRDRNPIREFSKLVAYYAKLIGCVASTKGEILYDVSIGRPLLRCMLMYPLFRLLGKRIVYTAHNVLPHDADTIRYRIIYWIVYRALVDAIVVHGQAIKERLVDEFDVDTDRVHVVAHGTYHPHETQTITKAAAREHLGIAEDERVLLCFGLQRYYKGTHFVIESLGDYHAEKLTLLVRGHAPERSYQDLIERMARTHRGPMRIDAKFGAAPDSEMEFLFKAADVVLLPYLEGSQSGIKFMAYAYGRPVLASGVGSLREYVQPGVTGEVFSCGEHAAFRAVLEQMLANLSAYAPDRIMEYACEHCSFDTAARQVDAVCRAVTKRAH, from the coding sequence ATGAGTTCGGTACTTTCATATCAAGCGCAATCCGACGCGCAGGCGAGCACGGAAGGGCACGCACGTCTGATTCTTGCGAGCGGGTTCCAGCCTGACTACGTGCGCGAAGTCGCAAACGCGCATGCCCGTCTGGGCCACGCCGTGCGTATCATCGGCGGCGACATGCACGAAGGGCAGGAGTACCATCCAAATGTCGCGCTGCTAAACCTGCGCGGCAGCGACAAACGCGACAGAAACCCGATACGCGAATTCTCGAAACTGGTTGCGTACTACGCGAAGTTGATTGGATGCGTCGCGTCTACAAAGGGGGAGATTCTCTACGATGTCAGCATTGGCCGTCCATTGCTGCGCTGCATGTTGATGTATCCGCTCTTTCGACTTCTCGGCAAGCGCATTGTGTACACGGCGCATAACGTGCTGCCGCACGACGCCGATACGATCAGGTACCGCATCATCTATTGGATTGTTTACCGCGCACTCGTAGACGCGATCGTTGTGCATGGACAGGCAATCAAGGAACGGCTGGTCGACGAGTTTGACGTGGACACAGACCGGGTCCACGTTGTTGCGCACGGCACCTATCATCCGCACGAGACACAGACGATCACGAAGGCGGCCGCGCGGGAACACCTCGGGATTGCGGAGGACGAGCGGGTCCTGCTGTGCTTCGGGCTTCAGCGCTATTACAAAGGCACGCATTTTGTCATCGAGTCGCTTGGCGACTATCACGCGGAAAAGTTGACCCTGCTTGTCCGGGGACATGCGCCGGAGCGGTCGTACCAGGACCTGATTGAGCGCATGGCGCGCACGCACCGGGGCCCGATGCGTATCGACGCGAAGTTTGGCGCGGCGCCGGATTCCGAGATGGAATTCCTGTTCAAGGCGGCCGACGTTGTGCTGCTTCCCTACCTTGAAGGCAGCCAGAGCGGAATCAAGTTCATGGCGTACGCATATGGCCGTCCTGTGCTCGCCAGTGGCGTAGGCAGTTTGCGCGAATACGTTCAGCCGGGCGTTACGGGGGAAGTCTTTTCGTGCGGCGAACACGCGGCGTTTCGCGCCGTGCTCGAGCAAATGCTCGCGAACCTGTCCGCGTACGCTCCCGACCGCATTATGGAGTACGCGTGCGAACACTGCTCATTCGACACCGCCGCGCGTCAAGTGGACGCGGTGTGTCGCGCCGTCACGAAGAGGGCCCACTGA